A genomic window from Cloacibacillus evryensis DSM 19522 includes:
- a CDS encoding winged helix-turn-helix transcriptional regulator, with protein MDYELKDCTRPGAELKDTGFGYTLSLIGGKYKMIIIYSLAQHGNTMRFNELHRFIGNVSFTALSTALKELDASGLVERKEFPQIPPRVEYSLTEKGVSLLPLMEDLCAWGKKHRPAR; from the coding sequence ATGGATTACGAACTGAAAGACTGCACCAGACCGGGGGCCGAACTGAAGGATACGGGATTCGGTTACACGCTCTCCCTGATAGGCGGCAAATACAAGATGATAATCATCTATTCCCTCGCGCAGCACGGCAACACGATGCGCTTCAACGAACTGCACCGCTTCATCGGCAACGTCTCCTTCACCGCCCTCAGCACCGCGCTGAAGGAGCTCGATGCGAGCGGACTCGTCGAACGCAAGGAATTCCCGCAGATCCCGCCGCGCGTGGAATATTCGCTGACGGAAAAGGGCGTCTCGCTGCTCCCGCTGATGGAAGACCTCTGCGCCTGGGGCAAAAAACACCGCCCCGCCCGGTAA